Part of the Puniceicoccus vermicola genome, GTCGGTTCGCAATTGGCTGGTCGCCGAAAGGATGCCCAGGGCGATGGGCAGATCGAAAATCGGCCCCTCTTTCCGGAGGTGCCCCGGAGCCAGATTGATCGTCGTCCGGGTCCGGGGAATGTCGAAGCCGCTGTTGGCCAGGGCGGAGGTGACCCGGTCCTGTGATTCTTTAACGGCGGCATCCGGAAGGCCGACTAGCACGAGCTTCGGGTCCCCAACTTCGCCGGTGTTGACCTCGACTTGGACGGGCAGCCCATCAATTCCCGAAAGCGCCCCAGACTGAACTACTGCTAGCATGATCACTAGTCAGCCCAAAGAAGGAGCAACTGTCACGCGGAAAGATCAACCCTCGAAAGATTTGGTCGGAGATGACTTCAGCCGTCTATTCGATGTCCAACTCCAAGAATCCCGACAGAAATCGAGCATTGGCACCGAGGAGCCTCTCCATGCTATAGTTTCCCCTTTATGAACAAGAAACTCGTTCGAGCCTGCGAATCCTTCTCCGAAGGAAATGTTGAAACCATGGTCGATTTTATCTCGCCGGAGGTTGAATGGAACATCGTTGGAGAGAAGACCATCACCGGGCTGGAGGATTTGCTTCAATTTTGCGAGGAAATGGCGGAAGCAGGGTGCCCGGAATTTCACAATACCCATACGACCGTGAGTGTTTCGCAAATCGTGGTGGAGGGATCCGAACAGAAAGAAAATGGGGTTTTCTACTGCGACTCGTACACGATCGCCAAAGGGAAGATTGCCGAGATTCGCTCTTACGGCATCATGCCTCAATCGGATTAGACGGGTTCAGGAGGCATGCCTCGCTAACTGAAGCCCCCTGAAGACGACTCTTTCCTGTGGATTTGCAGTTCTTCATCAATCTTGCCACACGAATACTGTGGGGACTTCCAGCTGTTGTCGCCTCGTTGGCGGGGATGGTCGTTCTCGGCACCTATCTCTTTAAAGAGCGGCAGTTGGGACGTCCTTGGCTTTTCTTCCTACTTCTCTTCGTGTTCGTCGTGAACTCTCTGCCCCAATGGTTCTGGGGAGTGAAAGGGGATGATTCCTTTGGGGCGTCTCTGCGAGAGTGGACGCAATGGGTTTTGGGAATTAGCCCCATTTTTGCGATTTGGCTGGAAACGCTGCGACCCGTCTTGCCACCGCCCGGCGAAATGCGGGCTGAGGTTTTCTGGCGGACCATCCGCACGATCATTTATCCGCGATCCCAAATGATGATTTTTGCAATCAGTCTTACCTTCCTCCCCGCATTTCTTGTCTACGATCAGGAGAAAGTCGGATTTAGTTTGGCGGTCAATGCGGGCGTAGGACTCCTGTTTTGCTTTTTGTTCATGCCGCGGAAGAAGAATCGTAACCGTCCGTCTTCCGTTAGCGCATGACTTTTCTGGCATGAGCTCGTCGAATGCAGTCGTGCGATTTCGCGGCATGAATCGTCCACTAAGTCCCGAAACGTTGCATAATGCCACAACCTCTCAAAGTTCGGTTCCTGCCAACGACTGAGCTCGATGCATTTACGACGAGACAGTCAATCGTTGGAACCGTCTCAGCTCTCCGAAGTTTCGAGGAAGTCGATGGTTTGCGACCGGTTTAGGTAGTGAGCCCTTTTCAGTTCTTGGCCGTTGGCGTCGAGGACGATAAGGGTGGGGATGCCACGGATGCCGAAGCTTTCGAGAATCGGGCCGTTTTCGGGAACATCGACGTCGAGTTCAACGGGAATGTAATTTTCCCGCAATACCGCTTTTACTTCATCGTCGGGCCAGACCTTGATGTCCATGAGATTGCAGGGTGGGCACCAATCGGCCGAAACGCGTACGAGAACTCGCTGATCTTCGGAGTTTGCTTTTTCGATAGCGCTGGCAAGACCGGTTTCCCAGGCAATGGGATCGGGGTCGTTGGCAGCTGTATGTTCAGATTGAATACGATCGGCAATGAGCCAAGTGGCAGCGGCAATCGTTGGCAGGATGACGAGAAGAAACAGAGGAAGCCGTTTCTTTTTCGAGGTGGGTTGAGCGATGCGTTCTTTCATGAGAGGAGATGGGTTGAATTGAATCCGACTGTTGCCGATGCGTCAGCGGGTGTGAGGTTTTAGGAAAGGGAAGGATCCGGGTACGAGTCTCCCGGAGTTAAATCACCAACGCTGGCCCGCCATTCCAGGACGCCCAATCTCAGGCGTTGCGTCGGTAGGCCGAAGTCGTTGAGGGTTTCGACGCTCTCTAGCGCCTTTGCGCACCAAGGGCCCCGACAGTATCCGACAGCCGGCCTTTGCGGGTCAAAGCGGTCGATGGAATTTTTGGAAAGTTGGGTAAACGGTAATGACTGGGCTCCCGGCACGTGCCCATGGTGGAACTCTCTCTCGGTTCGAAAATCGAGAAGGTGGATTTGTGCATCCCGGACATCCCGAATCAATCGATCCATGTCCGTCTCGCGATAGAGGTAGGGATCCTCATCGGCGATACGGCCAGCTTCCCGGAGCGAGGGATCGAGAGTTTCTGCCACCCGCGATGCGGTTGAGAGGAGTTCGAAGACCTCGGGTGCTTTTACTTGGCAAAAAACCTCCCTCCCGACTTTCTCGCTTTCGATCAGCCCTGATGTCCGAAGTGGCTTCAAGTGAGCGCTGACACTGGCGATAGATCCGCCTGTCTCGGAAGCGAGTTCTCCCACCGTCCAAGGGCATTGCGCCAGGAGATTGAGGAGGTGAAGACGGGGCGGGCTGGCCAGAGCCTGACAAAGTTGAGCCGTTTGGCGGTGATGGAGGCGAGACATGATCTAAGTACTAGGGACTATATTTTAATAATCAAACGATTATTTGAATTTCCCATTTTTTAAATTCCGCTTTATTGCGGCTTTTATACCGAATTGACGGAGTCGATTCGCGTTCGACCCCTTCCGGAACGCGGTGATGGTTCTCACCCGAAAAGGAGTAACTTCGCTAGGACAACCTCAATCCCTTGGCCGTTTGACTTGTGGCACCTCCGAAAGGCTCATTGTGGAGATAGCGCGCATGAAGCCGTTCACCTGTCCCGTGAAGGCTCATCGCTCTCCTCGGGATTTCCTCGCCGAACGACCGGGCACACCTTTATCCGCCAGCGGGCCGTCCCGTAATCTTCTGGACCAAAGTGAGTAGAAGATGTAGCAAGGAGGGGAGGAATACGAGAGTGACCACGGTCGAGAAGAGCAATCCGAAGAGAACAATTGCGCCTACACCCCGATAGAGCTCGGTTCCGGCTCCGGGAAAGAGAACCAACGGGAGAATCCCGACCACCGTGGTCGTCGTCGACATTAGGATTGGACGCAAACGCGAGAGGGTGGCGTCTTCAATGGCGGCGGAAAGATCCGCTCCTTCCTTCAGCGCATCAATGGTACGGGTGACGATAAGAATCGGATTATTCACTACGGTCCCAAGAAGGATGAGGAACCCGAGCATGGTGATCATGTCGAATGGCTGATATATCGAACCGAATCCGAACCAGGACAAGCCAGTTCCCGCCAAATTGAGGATCCAGAGTCCTCCAATTCCTCCGGCGATCCCGATTGGGACCGTAGCGAGGATGATGAGGGGATAACCCCAGTGAGAGAATACGGCGGTTAGCAAAAGATAGGAAAGGATGAGCGCGATGAGAAAATTCCCGGTCAACGATTCACGGGTTTCCTGCAATTGGTCTCCAGCCCCCGTGACGTCGATGGTGACTCCTTCCGGCACAATGCCTTCCTCGCGTAGCGCCTCGACGAGATCTGACTGAACGCGATTGACTGCGGTCTCGAGTGCAACATCGGGCGGAGGAATTATGTTGAGCGTAACGGTGCGATCGCCATTGAGCCGCCGGATCGAGGCGGTATCGACCCGTTCAACCAAATCGGCGACTGCGCCGACCGTCGTGACTCCACCGACCGGAGCGTAAAGCGGCATGCCGCTAAGTTCATCGAGCGACTCCGCCTCACGCCCCTGTCCCGAGAGGAAGACATCGATCCGTTCTCCATCGAGGATGAATTCATCGACGAACGCTCCATCAGTGAGGGCGGCAACGGAGTATCCGAAAGCCTCATTGGAGAAACCTAACTCAGCGATGTGTTCCCAGTCCGGAATGACCTCAACCATCGGCTGCTGAAGGGTAAGGGCAGAGGGCTCCGAATTGACTTCGGGGCCTTCAAAAATTTCTTGCGCTCTGCGATAGGCTGCTTCCGCGACCGCGTAGATTTCGGCCAATCCGGGACCGGATATATCGAGATTTACACTTCGTGATCCACCGTCGTTGCTGCTGATGATTGATCCCCGCGAATTGAAATTCCGGATACCGGGATAATCTTTAAAGAAATCGGATAGGGCCTCACTCAGATCGTCGATCCGTGCCGGGTCGACCGTCTCTCCAATGATGAAAAGAGACTCACCACTGACATTGACAAGGAACCATTCGATTTCGGGGATCGATTCATCCGGACGGTCGCCGGGATTCGAGTTCGATTTCAAATAGGGAAGAAACTGATCGTGGACCTCTTGAGCCAAGGCATCCATCGTCTCCAGATTATAGCCAGGTGGAGCGATGACGCGGGCGAAGATTTTTGCCTCTTCCCCTTCGGGAAGATACTCCGCAGGGGGAGTCAGCCAATAGAGAATCGAGCCGCTGACGATTGCCACGATCCCGATTCCTCCGGCTGCCCAGCCTCGCGAGTAACTCAGCCGACGAACCATGACGGTAAAGTAGCGGTAGACTCCCTTTGAGTTCTTGTTCTTGGTGCCGACCCCCAATTTCTTTAGATGCACACTTGCGGTCGGAATCACTGAGATCGCTACCAGCATGGAAGCGATGATTGAGGCGGAAATTGCGATGGATATGTCGGAGAAAAGTTGCCCAGCTTCCTCCTCGATGAGCCAAACCGGCGCGAAGACAATCACGGTGGTCATCGTCGATGCGAGAACGGAACTCCATACCTCCCGCACTCCCCGGAGGGCAGATTCGAGAGGGTTGTGCCCGGCACGCCTCTGTTTTTCGATGGACTCCAGCACCACAATCGCATTGTCGAGAGTCATTCCGATGGCGAAGGCGACACCGGCAAGTGAAATGACATTAATGGTTCTCCCCGCGGCAAGAAGCCCGATGAAGGCAGCGATGGTACAAGCCGGAATCCCGATGACGCAGATGGCGGTGGCTGAGAAAGAGCGCAGGAAGAGAAACAGAACCACGGTTGCCGCGATCGCTCCGACAATCAGGTTTCGCCAGACGTTGGCGACTGACGCCTCGACGTATCGGACATCGTCGGTCGTTTTGATCAACTCCAGATCTACAGGGGCCAAGACTTGTTGATTGATACTCTCTACCGCCTCGGTCATCGCCTCTTTGATCTCGATCACATTGGAACCCACTTCGCGGGAAACACTGAGTCGGATGGTCGGGCGGCCATCCTGATAGGACCGCCCGCGTGCTTCGTAGAGACCCAGTCGAATCGTAGCGACATCTCCCAAGGTGGTGACGGCGTCTCCTTCGCGCTTGAGAACGGTTTTCGCGAGATCGGTTGGATCCTCCGAACGACCCACCGTTCGCACCAGGTAGCGCCGTTTCCCCTCATCAATGTCACCAGCCGAGATGTCGTTGTTCCGGTCACGAAGGGCCGAGCGGACATCCTCCAAAGTCAGACCCGCCGAGGAAAGTCGAGCGAGGTCGATCCTGATCTGGATCTGACGCTCGGGGGCTCCGCTCACCGAAACCTGGGAAACGCCCGGAACCCTTTCCATGCGGGGGCGAACGCGATTATCGATAAAATCACGAAGTTGAAGGACCTCCTCTGGCGTTCTTGAGCCCGAGGTGTCATAAACTCCGTAATACATGAAGGCATTTTCCGAAAACGAGGAAGCATAGACCCTCGGTTCGTCGACGTTCTCGGGATAGGAGGGAACTTGGCTCAGCGCGTTGATCACTCGTATGAGGGCGTCGTTGACATCGACGGAGGAGGGGAATTCCAACTCAATCGAGGCTTCTCCGGTCGACGCGTTCGAGATCATCCGACTCACGCCTGTCACGGTGCTCAGATAGTCTTCCTGCTGGATCAGGATCTCCTGCTCCACATCCTGAGGCGTCGCTCCCGGCCACTCAGTGACGACGGAGATCGTGCGCACCTCGAGATCCGGTATCATCTGCACGGGAATCCGCAAAGCGGCGGCGATCCCGAGAACGCAGATCAGCAGCGTGAAGACGGCAACTTGTACGCCGTGTTTGATGCACCAGTCAAACATCAGTCTTCATGGGTGTCGGAATCGGAGGCATCAACAATTCTGACGCTCTGCCCTTGTCGCAATGCTTCGTTGCCACGGACAACGACTCGGGCACCCGATTCGATTCCAGATTCGACGATCATGTTCTTTCCTCGGGGAGCCCCGAGCTCGACCACTGTCGCTTCCACTGTCATGGATTCTCCGGATTCTCGAATCTGCCAGACACGGGTCTCGCCCTCTTCCGTGCGGATGATCGCATCGCGGGGGAGGAGAAGGACCGAATCGTCCGAACTCGGGCGGAACACGGCCACAGCCGACATTCCCGGCTTGAGGATTGATGGGGGATCATCGACGACGATGCGGACCAGGAACGTCCGCGTTCCCGGTTCGACCAGGGGTCCGAGTGCCTCCACATGGCCGAAGACCTCGGCTTCCGGGAGACCGGGGAGAAGAATCTCAACGGACTCCGTTTGCAAAGCTTCGCGGATGCGTTCCTGTGGCACTCGCACCTCGAGTCGAAAATCTCTATCCCCGACGAGTTCAACTACCGGAGTGCCGGTTTCCACCCATTCGCCGATCTCCGTTAGTTTGCGGGCGATGATGCCCGGAAATGGGGCGATCACGTGATGGCGCTGAATCCGTTCCTCCTGCGCTTGCACCTCGGCCTCCGCCCGAATTACGGCCAACTTCGATTGTTCCAAGTCGGTCTCCCGGGCAAGGCGATCGGATCGGGGAAATCCGGAATCTCCCAGACGATTCGCCTCATCGACCAAACGTTGGGCCTCTGCCTGCTCGGCTTGCGACAACGACAGATCGGATTCGCGCAGTCCCAATTCGATTTCTGCCAGGGTTGGGTCGAGTTCCACGACGATATCGCCCGCCTCGACCCGGTCGCCGGCTTCGAGGTCGGCAGTCTCGACTAATCCGGGAATGCGGGGAGAAAGCAATGCTTGTCGCCGAACCGTGATGCTCCCGGTGAATCGATAGGAGGGAGAAATGCTGGATCGGTTGACCTCTGCCACCGCTACTGGGGTTGCCGATTGAGAAAGGAGGGGAGAAACCAATAGGGATGCCCCGCCGAGAGCGAGAAAAGCTGAGCGAAAGAGAGAAATCAGCATACGAAAAAGTCTGCAGAGGAGAAGAAGAGAGCGAATTTCTGAGGGAGTTGGATTCCGAGCAAAAGTCAACCGATTCGTAGAAGCAATGGTTCATCATGGTGATCCAGACGATCGAAGGAGGTGGGAGTCGAACCGACTTGGATCGGTGTTTCTGCCCAACATCAACCGTCTTCGCGGTAACGAACGCGTCATTCTTTTTTGCTCTTCGGAAGATCTCCTGATTCGCTTCGTCTATGATGCGATCGAAACTGAACTTTTCTCACTTCATTTCTTTCTCAAGATTTTCAGGGGTAGCTTTGCTGCTGGTCCTCGGATTTTCTCACCAAGGATGGGCAGAAACCGTTGAGTCCACGGAATCGAAAGCCGAGGGTCTGAGCGCCGAGAAACTGCAATCCGTCATCGAATCCGCGTATGATCGCTATAAGGACCTCGATGAGGGGGCGAATGCGGACTACATTCCT contains:
- a CDS encoding ArsR/SmtB family transcription factor → MSRLHHRQTAQLCQALASPPRLHLLNLLAQCPWTVGELASETGGSIASVSAHLKPLRTSGLIESEKVGREVFCQVKAPEVFELLSTASRVAETLDPSLREAGRIADEDPYLYRETDMDRLIRDVRDAQIHLLDFRTEREFHHGHVPGAQSLPFTQLSKNSIDRFDPQRPAVGYCRGPWCAKALESVETLNDFGLPTQRLRLGVLEWRASVGDLTPGDSYPDPSLS
- a CDS encoding efflux RND transporter periplasmic adaptor subunit; this encodes MLISLFRSAFLALGGASLLVSPLLSQSATPVAVAEVNRSSISPSYRFTGSITVRRQALLSPRIPGLVETADLEAGDRVEAGDIVVELDPTLAEIELGLRESDLSLSQAEQAEAQRLVDEANRLGDSGFPRSDRLARETDLEQSKLAVIRAEAEVQAQEERIQRHHVIAPFPGIIARKLTEIGEWVETGTPVVELVGDRDFRLEVRVPQERIREALQTESVEILLPGLPEAEVFGHVEALGPLVEPGTRTFLVRIVVDDPPSILKPGMSAVAVFRPSSDDSVLLLPRDAIIRTEEGETRVWQIRESGESMTVEATVVELGAPRGKNMIVESGIESGARVVVRGNEALRQGQSVRIVDASDSDTHED
- a CDS encoding nuclear transport factor 2 family protein; the protein is MNKKLVRACESFSEGNVETMVDFISPEVEWNIVGEKTITGLEDLLQFCEEMAEAGCPEFHNTHTTVSVSQIVVEGSEQKENGVFYCDSYTIAKGKIAEIRSYGIMPQSD
- a CDS encoding efflux RND transporter permease subunit gives rise to the protein MFDWCIKHGVQVAVFTLLICVLGIAAALRIPVQMIPDLEVRTISVVTEWPGATPQDVEQEILIQQEDYLSTVTGVSRMISNASTGEASIELEFPSSVDVNDALIRVINALSQVPSYPENVDEPRVYASSFSENAFMYYGVYDTSGSRTPEEVLQLRDFIDNRVRPRMERVPGVSQVSVSGAPERQIQIRIDLARLSSAGLTLEDVRSALRDRNNDISAGDIDEGKRRYLVRTVGRSEDPTDLAKTVLKREGDAVTTLGDVATIRLGLYEARGRSYQDGRPTIRLSVSREVGSNVIEIKEAMTEAVESINQQVLAPVDLELIKTTDDVRYVEASVANVWRNLIVGAIAATVVLFLFLRSFSATAICVIGIPACTIAAFIGLLAAGRTINVISLAGVAFAIGMTLDNAIVVLESIEKQRRAGHNPLESALRGVREVWSSVLASTMTTVIVFAPVWLIEEEAGQLFSDISIAISASIIASMLVAISVIPTASVHLKKLGVGTKNKNSKGVYRYFTVMVRRLSYSRGWAAGGIGIVAIVSGSILYWLTPPAEYLPEGEEAKIFARVIAPPGYNLETMDALAQEVHDQFLPYLKSNSNPGDRPDESIPEIEWFLVNVSGESLFIIGETVDPARIDDLSEALSDFFKDYPGIRNFNSRGSIISSNDGGSRSVNLDISGPGLAEIYAVAEAAYRRAQEIFEGPEVNSEPSALTLQQPMVEVIPDWEHIAELGFSNEAFGYSVAALTDGAFVDEFILDGERIDVFLSGQGREAESLDELSGMPLYAPVGGVTTVGAVADLVERVDTASIRRLNGDRTVTLNIIPPPDVALETAVNRVQSDLVEALREEGIVPEGVTIDVTGAGDQLQETRESLTGNFLIALILSYLLLTAVFSHWGYPLIILATVPIGIAGGIGGLWILNLAGTGLSWFGFGSIYQPFDMITMLGFLILLGTVVNNPILIVTRTIDALKEGADLSAAIEDATLSRLRPILMSTTTTVVGILPLVLFPGAGTELYRGVGAIVLFGLLFSTVVTLVFLPSLLHLLLTLVQKITGRPAGG
- a CDS encoding thioredoxin family protein: MKERIAQPTSKKKRLPLFLLVILPTIAAATWLIADRIQSEHTAANDPDPIAWETGLASAIEKANSEDQRVLVRVSADWCPPCNLMDIKVWPDDEVKAVLRENYIPVELDVDVPENGPILESFGIRGIPTLIVLDANGQELKRAHYLNRSQTIDFLETSES